One part of the Ziziphus jujuba cultivar Dongzao chromosome 2, ASM3175591v1 genome encodes these proteins:
- the LOC107418891 gene encoding peptidyl-prolyl cis-trans isomerase CYP26-2, chloroplastic: protein MLQSPKSLQSSSHFLHHPKLPLPPTPQILEIPTSPSFPTTKQCCKLSRRDLTIQSNSLLLLLFGFQTLEPFQISNARAEEENLAGTKTEEQQVENSDTSPSCNNRSLTKRAFIDISIDGEPAGRIIVGLYGNDAPVGVATFSDLVSGAAGISYRRKEFVKIMPSYVQHGGVRSYGVDAEMAKRTGSTSTIENLVDEWERIEQRCGAGTKNLAGSVSIIVRDPSKPPPKLKLVARKGKLEIDQEEVGTAPNGTEFVIAYKDSPELDASTLVVGKVLEGMEIVERIGLVKTVKENTSSPYFRVAKLIGDKRAVVAERGFNRPYSKVVVTNCGLLE, encoded by the exons atgttacagaGCCCAAAATCCTTGCAATCTTCCTCTCACTTCCTTCATCATCCAAAACTTCCACTACCACCTACTCCACAAATTCTAGAAATACCCACTTCCCCATCTTTTCCAACAACCAAACAATGCTGCAAACTCTCTCGCAGAGATCTCACAATCCAAAGCAATTCCTTGTTGCTTCTTCTCTTTGGCTTTCAAACTCTAGAACCCTTTCAAATCTCCAATGCTCGAGCTGAAGAGGAAAACTTGGCAGGCACTAAAACGGAAGAACAGCAAGTTGAGAATTCAGACACCTCTCCTAGTTGCAATAATAGAAGCCTGACAAAGCGTGCATTCATTGACATATCCATTGACGGAGAACCAGCTGGTCGTATAATTGTCGGGCTATATGGAAACGATGCCCCAGTCGGAGTTGCTACATTTAGTGATCTTGTGAGTGGTGCTGCTGGTATTAGTTATAGGAGGAAAGAGTTCGTCAAAATCATGCCAAGTTATGTCCAGCATGGTGGGGTGAGATCTTATGGTGTGGATGCAGAGATGGCGAAAAGGACGGGAAGCACTTCAACGATAGAGAATCTTGTCGACGAATGGGAGAGGATAGAACAGAGGTGTGGAGCAGGGACTAAGAACTTGGCTGGAAGTGTGAGCATTATTGTTAGAGATCCTTCAAAACCACCCCCTAAGTTGAAGCTGGTTGCAAGGAAAGGGAAGCTGGAGATAGATCAAGAGGAGGTCGGTACAGCCCCAAACGGAACAGAGTTTGTCATTGCGTATAAGGATTCTCCGGAGCTGGATGCTTCCACTTTGGTGGTCGGGAAAGTGTTGGAAGGCATGGAGATTGTAGAGAGGATTGGCCTGGTGAAGACTGTAAAAGAGAATACCAGTTCTCCTTATTTCAG GGTGGCAAAGCTGATAGGTGACAAAAGAGCCGTTGTAGCAGAAAGAGGTTTCAACCGCCCTTACTCAAAGGTGGTGGTCACAAATTGTGGCTTGCTGGAGTAG
- the LOC107418890 gene encoding uncharacterized protein LOC107418890 isoform X1 has product MAQDSEKKFHSIMDKLFYAPKSIPNSSSSSGTSNSKTSRGKKRANPSSALALVEPTSSGNAFEPSSQAPLCRPWDRGDLMRRLATFKSMTWFAKPEVVSALNCARRGWINVDTDIIACESCGARLLFSTPSSWNQQQVEKAALVFSLKLDNGHKLLCPWIDNACDEMLGQFPPTPHPVLVDKFRERCSVLLQLFALPLISSSAIDCMRVPELEQFLDQSVECGNGSAKSLTTEYLGSECDSAKLYYQAQKLISLCGWEPRLLPYFVDKEIRSNHSVLKANVCDSSDIVSDTQNPRNEERMLGDENSEVPNFELSDPNSVVLDCRLCGATVGLWTFSTVQRPMEFFQFVGHTELGTENHSVIHDSGIENHTENRRDVISGGLEGATLSKERLSNLNLTIAGGPPPTKQNFKATISLPLIGRNLRARFSYDSEFRDRILFNQEKSHASEKGDAHSKENDKNKSVEGTDVIGQTVRPDDGMHDFLMGSICSQIETQESCQGDIMLSENVANVGSNNLSGEDLDNSHVQNSSLMTPNDSDTNIMGENDRNHSSLNVSSGNGNVLHILGSNVVDGKDTSLAGHQESLSVPSCLETNVDVEKTSTDNQATTAVEANSQEDIGGRLQTPAKNELVVFGTGKDHKQVPVEKAMEFDPIRQHRHFCPWIASTGNVTPGWRQTLYALQREKGFSPSPPKNSPSSASIIKVDDPVTSVRKLFMSPSPKRMKRTLMVAQSSEK; this is encoded by the exons ATGGCTCAAGATTCTGAGAAGAAGTTCCATTCGATCATGGACAAGCTTTTTTACGCTCCCAAATCCATCCCTAACTCCTCCTCCAG TAGTGGTACTTCGAATTCAAAAACTTCGAGGGGTAAAAAGCGTGCAAATCCGTCGTCTGCACTCGCCTTAGTAGAACCGACTTCGAGTGGTAATGCATTCGAGCCTTCCTCTCAGGCTCCGTTGTGTAGGCCATGGGACCGTGGAGATCTTATGAGGAGGTTAGCCACATTCAAGTCCATGACTTGGTTTGCTAAACCTGAG GTAGTAAGTGCTCTAAATTGTGCTAGGAGAGGTTGGATCAATGTAGATACAGATATCATAGCCTGTGAATCATGTGGGGCACGTCTTCTCTTTTCAACTCCTTCATCTTGGAATCAGCAGCAAG TTGAGAAGGCAGCCTTGGTATTTAGCTTAAAGCTGGACAATGGGCACAAATTACTTTGTCCTTGGATTGACAATGCATGTGATGAAATGCTGGGACAGTTTCCGCCCACACCACACCCAGTTTTAGTTGATAAATTCAGAGAACGTTGCTCTGTCCTCTTGCAACTTTTCGCTCTTCCTTTGATTTCATCTTCAGCCATTGACTGCATGAGAGTTCCTGAACTCGAGCAATTTCTTGATCAATCTGTAGAATGTGGCAATGGTTCTGCCAAAAGTTTAACAACAGAATATCTTGGCAGCGAATGTGATTCTGCAAAGCTGTATTATCAG GCACAAAAGCTTATAAGTCTATGTGGCTGGGAACCTCGCTTACTACCATATTTTGTTGACAAAGAGATTAGATCAAATCATTCTGTTTTGAAGGCAAACGTTTGTGACTCATCTGATATTGTTTCTGATACACAGAATCCTAGAAATGAAGAGCGTATGTTAGGAGATGAAAATTCTGAAGTTCCTAATTTTGAACTATCTGATCCCAATTCTGTTGTTCTAGATTGCAGGCTTTGTGGAGCCACTGTAGGATTATGGACCTTCTCTACAGTTCAGCGGCCAATGGAATTTTTCCAATTCGTTGGACATACAGAGCTAGGGACTGAAAACCATTCTGTAATCCATGATTCAGGCATTGAAAATCATACTGAAAATAGGAGAGATGTTATAAGTGGTGGTTTAGAAGGTGCAACATTGTCTAAAGAAAGACTTTCAAACTTAAATTTGACAATTGCAGGAGGTCCTCCACCGACAAAGCAGAACTTTAAAGCAACTATTTCTTTGCCTCTTATAGGCCGGAATTTAAGGGCTCGGTTTTCTTATGATTCTGAATTTAGGGACCGTATACTTTTTAACCAAGAAAAAAGTCATGCCAGTGAAAAAGGTGATGCTCATAGCAAGGAGAATGACAAAAATAAGTCAGTGGAAGGAACAGATGTTATTGGACAAACAGTTCGTCCTGATGATGGCATGCATGATTTCTTAATGGGAAGTATTTGTTCACAAATTGAAACACAAGAAAGTTGCCAGGGTGATATTATGTTGTCTGAAAATGTGGCTAATGTTGGATCTAACAACTTGTCAGGAGAAGATCTTGATAATTCTCATGTTCAAAACTCTTCTCTTATGACCCCTAATGACAGTGATACCAATATAATGGGTGAAAATGACAGAAACCACTCCTCTTTAAATGTTTCATCTGGCAATGGCAATGTGCTACATATTTTAGGGAGCAATGTAGTGGATGGTAAAGATACTTCTTTAGCTGGCCATCAAGAGTCTTTATCTGTTCCATCTTGTTTGGAAACCAATGTAGATGTTGAAAAAACCAGTACTGATAACCAGGCCACCACAGCTGTGGAAGCCAATAGCCAGGAGGATATTGGAGGCAGATTGCAGACTCCTGCCAAAAATGAACTTGTGGTTTTTGGTACTG GTAAGGATCATAAACAAGTTCCAGTGGAAAAAGCAATGGAGTTTGATCCCATCAGGCAGCACAGACATTTTTGTCCTTGGATTGCATCAACAGGCAATGTGACACCTGGATGGCGACAAACATTATATGCTTTACAACGAGAGAAAGGATTTTCACCTTCTCCACCTAAGAATTCACCTTCTTCAGCATCCATAATTAAG GTGGATGATCCAGTCACTTCGGTTAGAAAGCTCTTCATGTCTCCGTCTCCAAAAAGAATGAAGCGCACACTTATGGTGGCCCAAAGTTCTGAGAAGTAG
- the LOC107418890 gene encoding uncharacterized protein LOC107418890 isoform X2, translated as MAQDSEKKFHSIMDKLFYAPKSIPNSSSSGTSNSKTSRGKKRANPSSALALVEPTSSGNAFEPSSQAPLCRPWDRGDLMRRLATFKSMTWFAKPEVVSALNCARRGWINVDTDIIACESCGARLLFSTPSSWNQQQVEKAALVFSLKLDNGHKLLCPWIDNACDEMLGQFPPTPHPVLVDKFRERCSVLLQLFALPLISSSAIDCMRVPELEQFLDQSVECGNGSAKSLTTEYLGSECDSAKLYYQAQKLISLCGWEPRLLPYFVDKEIRSNHSVLKANVCDSSDIVSDTQNPRNEERMLGDENSEVPNFELSDPNSVVLDCRLCGATVGLWTFSTVQRPMEFFQFVGHTELGTENHSVIHDSGIENHTENRRDVISGGLEGATLSKERLSNLNLTIAGGPPPTKQNFKATISLPLIGRNLRARFSYDSEFRDRILFNQEKSHASEKGDAHSKENDKNKSVEGTDVIGQTVRPDDGMHDFLMGSICSQIETQESCQGDIMLSENVANVGSNNLSGEDLDNSHVQNSSLMTPNDSDTNIMGENDRNHSSLNVSSGNGNVLHILGSNVVDGKDTSLAGHQESLSVPSCLETNVDVEKTSTDNQATTAVEANSQEDIGGRLQTPAKNELVVFGTGKDHKQVPVEKAMEFDPIRQHRHFCPWIASTGNVTPGWRQTLYALQREKGFSPSPPKNSPSSASIIKVDDPVTSVRKLFMSPSPKRMKRTLMVAQSSEK; from the exons ATGGCTCAAGATTCTGAGAAGAAGTTCCATTCGATCATGGACAAGCTTTTTTACGCTCCCAAATCCATCCCTAACTCCTCCTCCAG TGGTACTTCGAATTCAAAAACTTCGAGGGGTAAAAAGCGTGCAAATCCGTCGTCTGCACTCGCCTTAGTAGAACCGACTTCGAGTGGTAATGCATTCGAGCCTTCCTCTCAGGCTCCGTTGTGTAGGCCATGGGACCGTGGAGATCTTATGAGGAGGTTAGCCACATTCAAGTCCATGACTTGGTTTGCTAAACCTGAG GTAGTAAGTGCTCTAAATTGTGCTAGGAGAGGTTGGATCAATGTAGATACAGATATCATAGCCTGTGAATCATGTGGGGCACGTCTTCTCTTTTCAACTCCTTCATCTTGGAATCAGCAGCAAG TTGAGAAGGCAGCCTTGGTATTTAGCTTAAAGCTGGACAATGGGCACAAATTACTTTGTCCTTGGATTGACAATGCATGTGATGAAATGCTGGGACAGTTTCCGCCCACACCACACCCAGTTTTAGTTGATAAATTCAGAGAACGTTGCTCTGTCCTCTTGCAACTTTTCGCTCTTCCTTTGATTTCATCTTCAGCCATTGACTGCATGAGAGTTCCTGAACTCGAGCAATTTCTTGATCAATCTGTAGAATGTGGCAATGGTTCTGCCAAAAGTTTAACAACAGAATATCTTGGCAGCGAATGTGATTCTGCAAAGCTGTATTATCAG GCACAAAAGCTTATAAGTCTATGTGGCTGGGAACCTCGCTTACTACCATATTTTGTTGACAAAGAGATTAGATCAAATCATTCTGTTTTGAAGGCAAACGTTTGTGACTCATCTGATATTGTTTCTGATACACAGAATCCTAGAAATGAAGAGCGTATGTTAGGAGATGAAAATTCTGAAGTTCCTAATTTTGAACTATCTGATCCCAATTCTGTTGTTCTAGATTGCAGGCTTTGTGGAGCCACTGTAGGATTATGGACCTTCTCTACAGTTCAGCGGCCAATGGAATTTTTCCAATTCGTTGGACATACAGAGCTAGGGACTGAAAACCATTCTGTAATCCATGATTCAGGCATTGAAAATCATACTGAAAATAGGAGAGATGTTATAAGTGGTGGTTTAGAAGGTGCAACATTGTCTAAAGAAAGACTTTCAAACTTAAATTTGACAATTGCAGGAGGTCCTCCACCGACAAAGCAGAACTTTAAAGCAACTATTTCTTTGCCTCTTATAGGCCGGAATTTAAGGGCTCGGTTTTCTTATGATTCTGAATTTAGGGACCGTATACTTTTTAACCAAGAAAAAAGTCATGCCAGTGAAAAAGGTGATGCTCATAGCAAGGAGAATGACAAAAATAAGTCAGTGGAAGGAACAGATGTTATTGGACAAACAGTTCGTCCTGATGATGGCATGCATGATTTCTTAATGGGAAGTATTTGTTCACAAATTGAAACACAAGAAAGTTGCCAGGGTGATATTATGTTGTCTGAAAATGTGGCTAATGTTGGATCTAACAACTTGTCAGGAGAAGATCTTGATAATTCTCATGTTCAAAACTCTTCTCTTATGACCCCTAATGACAGTGATACCAATATAATGGGTGAAAATGACAGAAACCACTCCTCTTTAAATGTTTCATCTGGCAATGGCAATGTGCTACATATTTTAGGGAGCAATGTAGTGGATGGTAAAGATACTTCTTTAGCTGGCCATCAAGAGTCTTTATCTGTTCCATCTTGTTTGGAAACCAATGTAGATGTTGAAAAAACCAGTACTGATAACCAGGCCACCACAGCTGTGGAAGCCAATAGCCAGGAGGATATTGGAGGCAGATTGCAGACTCCTGCCAAAAATGAACTTGTGGTTTTTGGTACTG GTAAGGATCATAAACAAGTTCCAGTGGAAAAAGCAATGGAGTTTGATCCCATCAGGCAGCACAGACATTTTTGTCCTTGGATTGCATCAACAGGCAATGTGACACCTGGATGGCGACAAACATTATATGCTTTACAACGAGAGAAAGGATTTTCACCTTCTCCACCTAAGAATTCACCTTCTTCAGCATCCATAATTAAG GTGGATGATCCAGTCACTTCGGTTAGAAAGCTCTTCATGTCTCCGTCTCCAAAAAGAATGAAGCGCACACTTATGGTGGCCCAAAGTTCTGAGAAGTAG
- the LOC107418880 gene encoding piriformospora indica-insensitive protein 2 — MKDFSIPNVFLLLLLLLGFCSSLFVMHCNGQEEALSVAPMEEKEKEALYLAIQGFVGKWWNGSDLYPDPCGWTPLQGVFCDLHEGLWYISDINIGPVYDNSLICSPNAAFSHHLFNLNRLKSLSIFNCFTNPNQNPVTISTLNWTKFTNTLESLEFRSNPGLIGTIPTTIGSLRELQSLVLLENGLSGKLPLEIGNLANLKKLVLSGNQLVGQVPESFGSLTQLLIFDSSRNKLSGPLPWTIGGLVSLLKLDLSSNVLEGNIPEDIGKLKNLTLLDLGNNKLSGGLAQKIQEMVSLKELVMSNNLIGGDLDRIQWANMRNLEILDLSNTALEGKIPKSIMELKGIRYLGLDNNNLSGNIPTNLESMSNIRTIYINGNNLTGELGFSEGFYRKFGRRFGAWNNPNLCFREDLVSASFVPFGVKPCKQEHGVFSNGDSNAKISSSERNWNGDSQVVNSLGFASYGFDFWDVFGVQGTFVFLLWNLLF, encoded by the exons ATGAAGGATTTTAGTATACCaaatgtttttcttcttcttcttctcctcttgGGTTTTTGCAGTAGCTTGTTTGTTATGCACTGTAATGGTCAAGAAGAAGCTTTATCAGTAGCACCAATggaggaaaaagagaaagaggctCTTTACTTAGCCATTCAAGGGTTTGTGGGAAAATGGTGGAATGGTTCAGATCTCTACCCAGATCCTTGTGGATGGACTCCCTTACAG GGAGTTTTCTGTGATCTCCACGAAGGTTTATGGTATATTAGCGATATAAACATTGGACCAGTTTATGACAACTCTCTCATTTGCTCCCCAAATGCAGCATTTTCACACCATTTATTCAATCTCAACCGCTTGAAATCACTCTCTATCTTCAATTGCTTCACCAACCCAAACCAAAACCCAGTTACAATCTCCACTCTGAACTGGACCAAATTCACAAACACCTTAGAATCCTTAGAATTTAGATCAAACCCAGGTCTCATTGGAACAATTCCAACCACCATAGGTTCTCTCAGAGAGCTCCAATCTCTGGTGCTTCTTGAAAATGGATTATCAGGGAAATTACCATTGGAGATAGGGAATTTAGCCAACTTGAAGAAACTTGTCCTTTCAGGAAACCAATTGGTGGGTCAGGTTCCTGAAAGTTTTGGGTCTTTAACCCagcttttaatatttgattcaaGCAGGAATAAACTATCGGGTCCGTTGCCTTGGACAATTGGAGGCTTAGTTTCACTACTAAAGCTTGATTTAAGCTCCAATGTGTTAGAGGGCAATATACCAGAAGATATTGGAAAGCTCAAGAATCTGACACTTTTAGACCTCGGGAACAACAAATTGTCGGGCGGGTTAGCTCAGAAAATTCAAGAAATGGTTTCCTTGAAGGAATTGGTGATGTCCAACAACTTAATTGGCGGTGACTTGGACAGGATTCAGTGGGCAAATATGAGGAATTTGGAAATATTGGATCTTTCTAACACAGCTTTGGAAGGAAAAATTCCAAAATCTATTATGGAATTGAAGGGGATAAGATATTTGGGGCTTGACAATAATAATCTATCAGGAAATATACCCACAAATTTGGAATCTATGTCTAATATCAGAACAATTTACATTAATGGAAACAATTTAACAGGAGAGCTTGGATTCTCAGAAGGGTTTTATAGGAAATTTGGTAGACGTTTTGGAGCTTGGAATAACCCAAACCTTTGTTTCCGAGAAGATTTGGTATCTGCAAGTTTTGTACCATTTGGTGTAAAACCATGCAAGCAAGAACATGGTGTTTTTAGTAATGGAGATTCAAATGCCAAGATAAGTAGCAGTGAAAGGAATTGGAATGGCGACTCTCAAGTTGTGAATTCTTTGGGATTTGCAAGCTATGGGTTTGATTTTTGGGATGTTTTTGGTGTACAAGggacttttgtttttcttctttggaACTTATTGTTTTAG